The Aspergillus nidulans FGSC A4 chromosome VII nucleotide sequence TGGCCAAGACTGCGGGGATGCGATGCTCTGCCTTCGTGCTGCGGTATCGCTGTCGGACTCATTCTCCCCTACTTCTACTCCAGAGCTCCCTCGATATGGCGTCAGTCCCACAGAGGACGCTGAACTGGCTGTACAGCGTTCTGATCAGGGTGAGATTTCGGAATTGTCATTTGCGGATATTCGTGCTAACTTTACCAGGATCACTACGACCCCAAGCAAACATATCAGGACCCCAACCGGACTTACTACGACGTAGCAAATGTCCTGGCCAAATTTCCCACACTTGCCCCTGAAACCGCAGTCTACAGTGAGTGCTGGTTATCCTGGGATCTCTCAAGCTGGCCACTGACGTATCGCATTTCTAGCCTACGAGAACGGATTCTCTGCGTTGCTCCTGCAACTCTCGGGCACATTACCCGTCACTTTTCGCGGGACAGTGTACAAATTCCCTATCGCGTTATGGATTCCCAACACATACCCTCGTGAACCTCCCATCGTCTACGTGAAACCCACTCAGGATATGGTCGTTCGGGTAGGCCAGCATGTGACCTTGGAAGGGAGGGTTTACCACCATTATCTGGCGCATTGGGGCGGGGCTTGGGAGGTGAGTACAATTGCGAACAGCCGGGTTATATCGCTTACCGACTTCTGACTCTCCTGTACAGCGCTCTTccctccttgaccttctgTCGATTCTTCAAGACGTATTCGCGAAAGAACCTCCCGTCAAGTACAAACAACAGCATCCTGTACCGCAACAAGCGCAACCTGTTCAGACACCTCCCCCTCGTCCCCCATTACCCCCGGAACTCTCCAATACATTTAGCTACACACCTTCACCTCAGTTATCCTCACTTCGCCCTCCTCAGCCCGCATCGCggactcctccaccacctcctcccaagcCTGGCCAGTTATCGAGCCCTACAGGGCTGCAGCAACAGATTGCTCCAGCACAGCACAACACTCCGCCACCGCTACCTCCATTACCACCGAAGGAGCAGAGTTCTCGACAGCACATATCTCCAGCACAAGCCTCTATAAGCAATAACAAACCAGAGATCCTCACTGTTTACCTCATCATATTCCTGGGGGCGCATATCCTCCGCCACAACAGCTCCCACAGCAGCGCAACGGTCCTCATCCAGGGCCCGCATTCGCTCCAGCACCACCTGCTCACTATCAGGCTGCGAATGAGACTCATGGTATACCTCTACAACACCAGCCCCCTCAATTCCAGGGTCCAACACATGCGGCTCCTCACCCAGCATATCACCGACAACCTCCACCAGCTCAAGTGCATCTCCAATTACCACATCACGGACCAACTCAAGCTGCTCCAACCAGCCAACCGCCAGCCCCGCGACCAAAGCCCGAAACCGAAGATCTACTCACATCCCCcttcgagctcgagctccCGTCTTTCACACCCACGGGCCCCGCGCCTCCAATCCCGCCAAACCCTGAAAAAGATGCCCTTCTCCAGGCCGTCTCCAAAGCTCTCACCGAAACACTTCATGCAAACAATGCCCACTCCGAGTCCGCTGCGCACTCTCTAGCATCCCAGTCCCACTCCCTCCACGCCACCATTGCAACGCTGCAAGCCGAAATATCCTCTCTGAAAAACTTGAACTCAACTCTCGAATCCAACACCTCAATCCTCACGCAATCTCTCCACCGCGCTGACGCCGTCATTGCAGACGCTCAATCCCGTGTCTCAACCGCTCAgtcatcctccagctcagattcctcatcctcctcaggCCTTCCACCCATCGACGACATTCTTGTCGCGCCCACAGTCGTTGGCAAACAACTCTACGACCTTGTCGCCGAAGAACGCGGCATTCAACAAGCTCTCTatgctctccaggctgccCTCGTTAAAGGTGTTATCGGCGTCGATACTTGGTCTCGTCATACACGCGGTCTAGCACGCGAGGCTTTCTTGAAGCGTGCCCTGATCCGGAAGATAGGCAAGGGTATGGGCCTAGAGGAATACTAGCCGTGCTTTTGTTCGCATTGATCTATAGACTTTACTTACGGCGATATGAAAGCGTATATACTTCTCTTGTAGCCATTCTCAAgttatttctttctctatagACCTTCTCGAAGGAAAAGCCGGGCTACTTCCCCGCTAGAATTAGTAGTGGTAGCTGATCACAGCTAgatcatgatcatgatattACAGCAAGCAAGACATTAACGAATCGTCTCTTTGGGTCGACGCCATACATAATCTTAATATCTGAACGAGCTTCCGGAAATCCAGCGCGAGAAAATAGCCCTGTCATCTGCGTAAGCACCAGTTGGAAGCTGAGCATATACCGTTTAGCTCTCGCTGAATCACTTTCACAGCTCGACAAGTTCACTTTAGACTACGGAACAGTGTATAACTAAGAGGCTACGGTGCCCTCCATTACAACTCAGCAGTAGGAATAATGAGCGGGTTGgtaaagaggaagagagagaaaagaaggatagATTTGCTCACAGCCCACAAAAGGCCGGGCCTTGATatgcaaaagaaaaaggaggcGTAGCCGATCatatacaagaagggtgGCAAACTATatgccaaaaaaaaaaaatggtAAAGGGCAACATCGCATCTATAGTTGATAAAAATGTTCAAAAGATGAGTATATTGTGAAACCTCCACCCTCGTGCGCCACGCCAAACAAAAATGTGATGAACAACCCAGAGAAATCACAAACCAAAAATCAGACGTCGTGATTGGGGGAAAAGAGAACGGGGTGATTTATGAGCCTATTAAAGCTCGTTTGAATCTGCGAAGGGGCTCTCGACTCGTGGAGGCGGCGCACCGCTGTGTCGCTTTGAGCTTATACTAGCCCCTTCTAAGAATGCTGAGTTGCGCCTGTCTGTTTCCACTTCTGTTGGTGTTTGGTCGCTGAAGGGGCTCTGGACGATTGCTGGTGAGTCTTCAATCACCGTCGGGGCTTGAGATCTCCTGGCTGATATTGGTGTCTCAGCGGGTGTGGATGTGCGATTGTTGGCGGCAGCGGGGGCATCGTTTCCGTCGTTCGACGAGATGCTGGGAGCTTTGGCGGGCTCTTGGCTGGGAGCTGAGGGCTCGGCATTGGATTCTGGCTGCTCCGCTATAGGCTGGACGGGAGATTTGGCCgtgttgttcttcttcccaatAGTCTTCACCATCACAGGTTTCGCGGTGACGGTACGAGCCACAATTGAGCTGTTGTTGTTTGCGTCAGTGACACCCGCCTTGGCGAGCTGCGAAGGAGTGATAGCCGGGACAGCCGGTGTGTCAGGGCTCAGGTGCTGTGAGGATGACGGGGTGTTTGGTCCATTGTGAATACTGACTACAGCAGCACGGGTGCGAGTCACCTGCTGTGCCGGCATGGGGCTGACAATGGCATCGTTCCGGTAAATAGTTGTAGCGACACTGCTACGTAGAGTGTTGGCCATGGAACGTCGGTCCGACATGTCAGACCAAGATGAATCGCGTAGATCTCCAGGCATGAAGAAATGTTGGTCGGCTGAGGCACCAGGAAGAGGTGGAACTGGCGGGACGAGGGGGGTGTCTGGTGGGGATCGGTTCGTTACGCCAGGAATATAAGCGATTTGGATGACATTTGAGGCGCGAGTCAAGACAGTCGATGCAATGGAGTGGGTAGATTTCCTCGATTGTGCAGCGCTGGAAGCCGGGGCCCGAGCGGCGTACGAGCTGGCTTTTTCCGATTCTTCTGCTCGCTGCTGGTTGCGCTTCTTACGAATGACAAACCAccagatgaggaagacgatgattCCTACCGCCGCAAGTCCTCCGATAACTCCACCCGCTATAGCGCCCGCGTTggttcctccaccacccGACGAACTGTCCTCTGAATCTGACGAGCTGCTAGTGGATGTTTTGACACATTGTATAGTTGCACATTCGGTGCAGGATTGGGCGGTCATCACACATTTCGTACCCGACGGGCAGTCGCATGAAGGCGATTCTTGCGGACATTGTTTACACTCGGCGCGAGCGAACAAGGCTGCGTTTTGTTAGTTTCGCTTGTAGTAAGCGGTTGATGGACAATCAGTACGCACCGTGCGGGGAGAGTGGGTCGAGATTGTGAGGCGACATGTTTGAATGTTATAAACAGAGATGGATGAAGAACAAAAGCAATTGTCGTGACAAGGATAAGGCTTCGATGGGTATGAGATAAACAAGTTAAAGGATAAAAGAGCGGCTGCCGATCAACGGCGTAGAGAGCGTGATCTTAGTGGTATAAACGAGTGTGATAATACTCCAGACGTCAAGTCGTGAGTTATAATCGGTTCATGAAGCAGTCAATGTTCAGTGGCAGGAAATGAGCGTATATCTCGAGGGCTGGCAGACTAGAGCAGGAGACTATAAGCAGCGATAGTCATAGTGCGGCGTCTATTGGATGCGGGATATTCAATATATCGAGATTCGAGGCCGGACCCTCCCACTTAAAGCGTTTTGTTGCGTGATACGGCCTTGAGGATCGCCGTCAAGAGGTTGACGTCGTGGACACGCGTTACGGTAGTTAAGTACGAGCGCAAGTTATGGATCAGGGGAAATAGAGCGGCCTATGAAAAATAACCCCCCTGGATGCGAAGAAtggaggacgaagaaattGAGCAAGTCGGAGggttggaagggagaaaTGAAGGAAAGAATAATGGCAATAATAtgaggcagagaaggaggtgaaagagaaaaggtCCAGTGTCTTTCAACTGGGGGGTTGGCGGTTGGGTGGAGTTGAGAGGAGATAGTAATCAAAGGCACCTGGCACAGCCCAAAGGTTGCGCATTATGCCCACCCACTTCGACTATCGCCACGGACGCTCCACAAACGTATCACAaatgtactctgagtatgtaCTTACATTTCCAACGAATATGTCGTGATTTCCTTGAGTTTATCTTCTACACTAAGTATTGAAGCTGAGAACTGGAAGCTGAGAACCGTCCTTGACAGAATTCAAATGGCTACAAAATTCATTGTCAACTGGGGAGAGAAACCTTGAACCGTACGAAGCCAACTTGAAATAGTATAGAGCCAACACTGACAATGATTTTCCCCTAGCTTCTCTATAGTGAGTTCAATGTGCTACAACATTTCTAGCATGAGCGAGAGACGATCACACAACGCAATAGCCATTTCGCCCCGTCCAGGCAAATCCAGGCCCCTAGCATGATGTTTCGCCAGCCCGTTGTCTCATCCGTCTGTTGTCCTTACTGATTCCGGCTGGGAAAGCCGTGTGCGAGAAGACATCGAGGCCGTGTCCGAAGGCTGGTTCAAGTGGTTCTGGACCATCCCACGTTCCCTCCGGCAGCTTAGGGAGATTACACGGAGACGCCTGGTCGAATCAGATCGTCTCTTAGCCTCAGGCACGGACGGCAAGTAATCAAAGAAGGCGGCGGCGCTCACGCCAACGTTTTCAGTCATCTCCGatctttcctccttctgtCTTGTGGCAGCCGCGGGAAAAGAAATCCAGATCATGGtggtggagttggaggcCGATTGATCAAGGACTCTTCAACTCCTTCGTTTCACTCGCTTTGCTTCCTACCTCAGTGCAGAGGGTTTGTCCAGTCCAGAACAAAAGCTCCTAGGGTTAAACGAATCCGCATCCTGTCGCCTTTCCAAGGGTCGCCTTCGGGGCGTAATAGACTTCTGTCGCTCATGGTTAGTCAGTGTTGGCTTGGATCTGGTTGTGGGAGGTAGGCTGAGCATACACGTTTCCCTGCATTTGTAGTCAGCAGTGCGAGAGATGAATGCACGGGTGAAGGCTCGTCATGCACGATGCCATCATGGCATTGAGTACCGGGTCTGGCCAATATATGCAGGGCTGTTGCCCAGCATCAGGCGTCCAGCTCGATCTGTCAAAGCGTCCGGAATAATACATGAATGTAACCCAGTGGGGCTTCTGCTCTGATCCTTAGTTGTTGGCTGTTGACTGGGAAAGAGAAGTTGCTCCGTGCAGTGTGAGTTGTAAGATAAATATCTCCACATTCGCCGGCCCTCAAAAGCTAAGTACGTTGGATTGCACCATATCTAAtattgtatatatatatatcttccGTAAACAAACGCATCTGTCTCTCGAAAAAAAAGATCAGTTATTCTGCCTTGCAAAAAGGCCTTTCGGCTAGAGAATAGATGCATCGATCAATTATCTTAGTACTTGGAGTGCCGAATATGTGAAGCCTCGAAACTCAGTAGGCTACATCTCGTTGTTTACTAGGTCTACATATTCGCAGATCTGGACCTCGCTTTCAGATGCCACGACTGCACTTGCATTAGGTAATAGACAATCCGTGGAAGAAGCACAAATAGGTGGATGTACATACGCTATAAAATCACGTGTATCAGTGCTGAGGTTAGGAATCAAGACAGTGACCCGCTACATACGGGGACAAAAAGCttgctttgatcttctctgctggagaaCAACGACCAGTTGAAATACATATATGATGTCCTGCCAGAATTGTGCGTTGTGCCCTAGCTCGCTGTGGCCAACGACCAAAGTACATCATAGACAAACATTCCTTGACGAGGAAATGTGCCCTGGAGTAAAACCCTAGTTATTCCAGGTATCCAGCAAGCATTGAGTAATTATATGGAGTCGTATTTCTAGGGACTATCGTGATAACTAAAAGGATACCTAAGTCTCCGGAATACTGTGCATTCATAGATAAAATGTAGTAAAACAGGGCAACATAACTTGAGACTTCAGCCCAAGGCTACCGGGATTTCAGCTCCCCTTCAGCTCCAATTTCCGAAGGTAAAGGTGCGGGCTGTTCCGGGGGATGCTACCCTGACATTCAGTAGTCGACTAACCACAGTAGATCCAGGGCAGCCGCTCCTTCGGAGAACCCGTAGTTGCAGACACTGTTGTTAGAGATTAGTACATAGTTCATGATGGTAGTAGAGATATatctcagcttcagcagtcAAAGCTGCGGCTCTGCAGTATAGAACTGTCCTGATTCAGGATTGTGATGCCTGCTTATCCAATTTTGAGCAATGCTCGCGCTAAATTTTCTAAGAATAGGAACAAAGACCGCTAGAAGACGGTTAGGCCGGCTGCTCAGCCACTGGTGGAATCTGAGAGCGTACCAGGGAAACGACACGTATGCAAATTTCAGATAATACCGTATAGAGGAAATTAAGTGGTGGGTGCCTCAGCCCAACACCTGGTGTTTTGAAACGGAGGTGGGACAATCCAAAGTCCACTAAGCCAGGCAGATCCTTTTAAGAGCTCCGCCACAAAATGCCACGATTTCTCTGATTGGAGAAATAAGATCTTTAGGGATCATGATAGCGTCTCATTTGTGGCACTCTGATATGTATTGACCAATAGCAGAGAAACACAATTGAGTCTGTCAATGGCCACAGCTATATTTGGTTGCCAGTGGGATCTAAGCCTTTTCAGGAGCGTCGGATGACCCCGCCCCCTGAAATATTTCTCTGTTTGTCCTCGTACTGTAACCTCAAACTGACAGTACAAGTACAGGTCAACTCACACTACTATGGGAAACACCGAAGCTTCACAATATACCAATGAGTGTGCACTCCAAGGGAAGACCTAACTTATGACGGAGGCCAGCAAGGTAGCATTTGAGAATGGCATGCCTGCCACATACTTGGTTTTGTCGGAAGTGCAGCCCGGTCAACGATGCTGGCTAGGGATAGGAATGCAGCCTCTCAGGAAGACCAAGAGAACCAAGACAGTTCAACATTTGCTGGCTGCAGAATTTCGTATGAAGTAGATGGATGGCATATCCCCAAATCGTAATAATGGAGTCAATGGGCAAAGGCAGCTCAGGGGTCAACAAATGAGAAGAGCGCGCAGAGTTTTATACTCCCTAAGAACAACGGTGAGTGAAAGTCGGAAGGCATGAGCTCTCTGAGCGGGACTCGGGTGGCAGAACGGGAAAGAACTAAATTACCGCCAGGCCGCTTGGTGCTCAATAAGATTGGCTGGGGGGAAGTGGGCTCTGAAATTTTGCACCTCAGTTTTTGTACCCCTGGCGGTGAGGCAGCCAATTTTTGTCTGTATACTCTGTACAGGTATAGTGTAGGGAGCATCGATTTCAGGATTCAGGAATCAAAATTCAGGAACAGTTGTAGATGAGGAATGAATTGGCGAAGTGTGTTGAATTAGATAGACCTGATGATAGATTTGATAGATTTGAAAAAAAAGGACAACCTCAGATGATGAGTGAAAAGCCAAAAAGACGAGTCTTCACGGAGTTTGCAGTAGTCTACCAGTAAGCTGTAGCCAGGCCAGGCCAGTGGTAAGGAATCCTGGCCATCCCTCTTCAGTCCTCCCTCCTCACCAAGTCACCACCAAAAGAACTTGGTTTttggtaaaaaaaaaaagggtgGCACTTTTCTTGACTTCACCTAAACCCCggtttcttttctctcctctctcatCCTGCGCCTCCGCTCCCTCTTAACCACGGATAAAGACTGCACTTAGTCGCACCTAAAGATACTGGAGCCACTTCTCTAGTTCAAGTTCAACGGTGTCTCACCTGCTGTTTTTGCGAATTCGGGGCCGCTCCTCCCTCAGCCCTGGCGGCTTTTTCCACGTTCCTGCTCGACCTgcgcctctccctcttcagctttgGACCCTCACGCTTCCTCCCGCTGGTTTTTATTTCTGATTGCTTTCTCTCGCTTTCATCTCGCCTTTTCATCACTTCACTTTAGCCcatctttatttttttattttcctgACCGTGCCGCGTGGTCCTATAACGCGTGCTCAGGTGTTTGACCTTCCTAAGTCGGGACAAAACCTCGTTCTCGTTTCTTTGATACCCCTTCCTTCACGTCCTTGCGTTCTGCTTCCAGTTGTATTTGCTTGACCTCCGACCAAGCCCAGTTCGCAGATACTGCCGTCTATTCGCACATACTACCAGTTTAACCATGGCCTACCACGGCTCTGGTCCCCAGTCGCCTGGCGAGCATACTTATGATGACGGCCATCAGCTCCGCGACCTCTCACACTCTAATACCTCTGTGGGATTTCCTCGCAGTTCCTGTTCGTTAGATTCTAGCTAACGTGATGCTCGCTTGTTAgtacgaagaagaagcctcTCATGGATTGTTATCCAGCCAACAAAGCCCTTTCGCTGGCCCCTTCGATGACCCCCATCAGCAGCGTGGCCTTACCGCTTCACCCGTACAGCGTCCGACGTCTGGATACAGTTTGACTGAGTCTTACGCTCCCGACGCCGCATACCATGATCCGTACAGCGCCAACCAATCGGTCTACTCCGGCCACTCAGAGAACCCTGCAGCCGCTTTTGGCGTTCCTGGACGTGTAGCATCGCCTTACGCTCGTAGTGAAACTTCGTCTACAGAAGCGTGGCGGCAGCGACAGGCCGGCGCTGCCGGCGGTGGAAACGGGCTTCGTCGTTATGCCACAAGGAAGGTTAAGCTGGTTCAGGGCTCTGTCCTGAGTGTGGACTACCCAGTTCCTAGCGCCATTCAAAATGCAATTCAAGCCAAGTATCGGAATGACCTTGAGGGCGGAAGTGAGGAATTTACGCATATGCGATGTAAGCTCATCCTCCAACGGCCTTGGCAGCTGGAATCGAAACTAAAAGCATTTGACTAGATACGGCGGCGACTTGTGATCCCAACGAGTTTACGCTCCACAACGGTTACAACTTGCGTCCAGCAATGTATAACAGACATACTGAGTTATTGATCGCCATCACGTATTACAACGAAGATAAAACGCTTACCGCTCGTACCCTGCACGGTGTTATGCAAAACATTCGCGATATTGTCAACCTGAAGAAGTCGGAATTTTGGAACAAGGGTGGCCCTGCCTGGCAGAAGATCGTCGTCTGTCTAGTCTTTGACGGCATCGACCCTTGCGACAAGGACACATTGGATGTTCTCGCCACCGTTGGTATCTATCAAGACGGTGTCATGAAGCGTGACGTTGATGGAAAGGAAACCGTGGCTCATATCGTATGCACATTTTTGCGACCGTTTCCCCCTGAAGCCCCCAGCTAATAATCATTAGTTCGAGTATACCACCCAACTTTCTGTCACTCCAAACCAGCAACTCATTCGGCCGACGGATGACGGACCTAGCACCCTTCCTCCCGTGCAGATGATGTTCTGTTTAAAGCAGAAAAATAGTAAGAAGATCAATTCCCATCGATGGCTGTTCAACGCTTTCGGTCGTATCCTTAATCCCGAGGTCTGCATTCTCCTCGATGCTGGTACCAAGCCTGGGCCTAAGTCTCTGCTTTACCTGTGGGAGGCTTTCTACAACGACAAGGATCTCGGAGGTGCTTGTGGTGAAATCCACGCCATGTTGggcaagggctggaagaaATTGCTCAATCCCTTGGTTGCCGCGCAGAACTTCGAGTACAAGATTAGTAACATTCTTGACAAGCCTTTGGAGAGTTCCTTTGGATATGTCAGTGTGTTGCCTGGTGCCTTCTCGGCTTACCGATTCCGTGCCATCATGGGCCGTCCTTTGGAGCAATATTTCCATGGTGATCACACTCTTTCAAAGCAGCTGGGCAAGAAAGGTATCGAGGGCATGAACATTTTCAAGAAGAACATGTTCTTGGCCGAAGATCGTATCCTTTGTTTCGAGCTTGTCGCCAAAGCGGGTTCTAAATGGCATCTTTCGTACGTCAAGGCCTCGAAGGGTGAAACTGATGTGCCGGAAGGTGCTCCTGAATTCATCTCCCAACGTCGTCGTTGGCTGAACGGTTCGTTTGCCGCCGGTATCTATTCGCTCATGCACTTCGGTCGTATGTATAAGAGCGGACACAACATCGTCCGCATGttcttcctccatctccaaATGTTGTACAACTGGTTCTCGACTTTCCTAACTTGGTTTTCTCTTGGTAAGTCATGCAGCTGCCTACTCACTTGTTGCGAAATTCTGACATTGGCTACAGCGTCTTACTGGCTTACGACTTCGGTCATCATGGATCTGGTAGGAACTCCCAGTTCCAGCAACGGTTACACTGCTTTCCCATTCGGTAAAACGGCGACTCCAATCATCAATACCTTGGTGAAATACATCTACCTTGCGTTCCTGCTCTTGCAGTTTATCCTTGCGCTCGGAAACCGTCCCAAGGGATCCAAGTTGTCATACCTCGCATCTTTCGTCGCCTTTGGTATTATCCAGCTTTATGTAGTCGTCGATGCTCTGTATCTCGTCGTCCGCGCTTTCACTGGAGGGGCTCCCATGGATTTCAATACTGATGATGGTATCGGTGCGTTCCTGAGCTCATTCTTCGGATCTAGTGGAGCTGGTATCATTATCATTGCTCTTGCTGCAACATTCGGTCTTTACTTTGTTGCGTCATTCATGTATCTTGATCCTTGGCACATGTTCACGTCTTTCCCCGCATACATGGCCGTCCAGTCGTCTTACATCAACATCTTGAACGTTTACGCCTTCAGCAACTGGCATGATGTGTCATGGGGTACCAAAGGTTCTGACAAGGCGGATGCCCTTCCTTCTGCCAAGACTACAGGaggcaaaggagaagaagctgttATCGAGGAAATTGATAAGCCGCAGGCTGATATCGATAGTCAATTTGAGGCAACGGTCAAGCGAGCCCTGACTCCGTATGTGCCAcccgaggagaaggaagagaagagtctGGACGACTCGTACAAGAGTTTCCGTACGAGACTGGTTACGCTCTGGCTCTTCAGTAACGGTCTTCTCGCTGTCTGCATTACTAGTGAGGGTTTGGATAAGTTCGGATTTACGGTATGTTTTGGCTGCGCCCTATCTATTATTCGAAGTGAAACTGACAGGATTCAACAGAACACCTCTACTGAGCGTACTTCACGTTTCTTCCAAGCCCTTTTGTGGTCTAATGCGGTTGTCGCTCTTATTCGCTTTATCGGAGCCACATGGTTCCTTGGAAAGACAGGtcttctctgctgcttcgccCG carries:
- the chsG gene encoding chitin synthase class III (transcript_id=CADANIAT00009248), which produces MAYHGSGPQSPGEHTYDDGHQLRDLSHSNTSYEEEASHGLLSSQQSPFAGPFDDPHQQRGLTASPVQRPTSGYSLTESYAPDAAYHDPYSANQSVYSGHSENPAAAFGVPGRVASPYARSETSSTEAWRQRQAGAAGGGNGLRRYATRKVKLVQGSVLSVDYPVPSAIQNAIQAKYRNDLEGGSEEFTHMRYTAATCDPNEFTLHNGYNLRPAMYNRHTELLIAITYYNEDKTLTARTLHGVMQNIRDIVNLKKSEFWNKGGPAWQKIVVCLVFDGIDPCDKDTLDVLATVGIYQDGVMKRDVDGKETVAHIFEYTTQLSVTPNQQLIRPTDDGPSTLPPVQMMFCLKQKNSKKINSHRWLFNAFGRILNPEVCILLDAGTKPGPKSLLYLWEAFYNDKDLGGACGEIHAMLGKGWKKLLNPLVAAQNFEYKISNILDKPLESSFGYVSVLPGAFSAYRFRAIMGRPLEQYFHGDHTLSKQLGKKGIEGMNIFKKNMFLAEDRILCFELVAKAGSKWHLSYVKASKGETDVPEGAPEFISQRRRWLNGSFAAGIYSLMHFGRMYKSGHNIVRMFFLHLQMLYNWFSTFLTWFSLASYWLTTSVIMDLVGTPSSSNGYTAFPFGKTATPIINTLVKYIYLAFLLLQFILALGNRPKGSKLSYLASFVAFGIIQLYVVVDALYLVVRAFTGGAPMDFNTDDGIGAFLSSFFGSSGAGIIIIALAATFGLYFVASFMYLDPWHMFTSFPAYMAVQSSYINILNVYAFSNWHDVSWGTKGSDKADALPSAKTTGGKGEEAVIEEIDKPQADIDSQFEATVKRALTPYVPPEEKEEKSLDDSYKSFRTRLVTLWLFSNGLLAVCITSEGLDKFGFTNTSTERTSRFFQALLWSNAVVALIRFIGATWFLGKTGLLCCFARR
- a CDS encoding uncharacterized protein (transcript_id=CADANIAT00009247) codes for the protein MSPHNLDPLSPHALFARAECKQCPQESPSCDCPSGTKCVMTAQSCTECATIQCVKTSTSSSSDSEDSSSGGGGTNAGAIAGGVIGGLAAVGIIVFLIWWFVIRKKRNQQRAEESEKASSYAARAPASSAAQSRKSTHSIASTVLTRASNVIQIAYIPGVTNRSPPDTPLVPPVPPLPGASADQHFFMPGDLRDSSWSDMSDRRSMANTLRSSVATTIYRNDAIVSPMPAQQVTRTRAAVVSIHNGPNTPSSSQHLSPDTPAVPAITPSQLAKAGVTDANNNSSIVARTVTAKPVMVKTIGKKNNTAKSPVQPIAEQPESNAEPSAPSQEPAKAPSISSNDGNDAPAAANNRTSTPAETPISARRSQAPTVIEDSPAIVQSPFSDQTPTEVETDRRNSAFLEGASISSKRHSGAPPPRVESPFADSNEL
- a CDS encoding ubiquitin-binding ESCRT-I subunit protein STP22 (transcript_id=CADANIAT00009246), producing MASVPQRTLNWLYSVLIRDHYDPKQTYQDPNRTYYDVANVLAKFPTLAPETAVYTYENGFSALLLQLSGTLPVTFRGTVYKFPIALWIPNTYPREPPIVYVKPTQDMVVRVGQHVTLEGRVYHHYLAHWGGAWERSSLLDLLSILQDVFAKEPPVKYKQQHPVPQQAQPVQTPPPRPPLPPELSNTFSYTPSPQLSSLRPPQPASRTPPPPPPKPGQLSSPTGLQQQIAPAQHNTPPPLPPLPPKEQSSRQHISPAQASISNNKPEILTVYLIIFLGAHILRHNSSHSSATPPQFQGPTHAAPHPAYHRQPPPAQVHLQLPHHGPTQAAPTSQPPAPRPKPETEDLLTSPFELELPSFTPTGPAPPIPPNPEKDALLQAVSKALTETLHANNAHSESAAHSLASQSHSLHATIATLQAEISSLKNLNSTLESNTSILTQSLHRADAVIADAQSRVSTAQSSSSSDSSSSSGLPPIDDILVAPTVVGKQLYDLVAEERGIQQALYALQAALVKGVIGVDTWSRHTRGLAREAFLKRALIRKIGKARENSPVICLDKFTLDYGTVYN